From Camelina sativa cultivar DH55 chromosome 20, Cs, whole genome shotgun sequence, the proteins below share one genomic window:
- the LOC104770762 gene encoding uncharacterized protein LOC104770762, with protein MSEEIREQHDLADSKPSPPPQKHGLISRKRQLVFLALMIFLAAKGFVGIQDIAFVILCTIYLFVVMARFAYPRKQTEQKKRLAPKSKLFRAYFLGTAIIGLLFPICYVGDGIYRGDVHGVGAVAPHLFLLSGQVFIEPIGFSDKYSTPVASLVPVFYNIYRLYPLLDWVKAEFSDTQRPGGSVRVYAGRAIASVNTVMWFYNLFGFLLPVLLPRSFEIYFSDDNKDN; from the exons aTGTCGGAAGAGATACGAGAGCAGCATGATCTCGCCGACTCTAAACCTTCTCCACCGCCACAGAAGCATGGTCTCATCAGCCGCAAAAGACAGCTTGTGTTTCTCGCCCTCATGATTTTTCTAGCCGCAAAAGGATTCGTAGGAATCCAAGACATAGCGTTTGTAATATTGTGTACTATCTACTTGTTTGTGGTCATGGCTAGATTTGCCTATCCTCGCAAGCAAACAGAGCAGAAGAAGAGACTCGCACCTAAAAGCAAACTCTTTCGAGCTTACTTCCTCGGCACTGCCATCATAG GTCTACTCTTCCCTATCTGCTACGTCGGAGATGGAATATACCGTGGAGACGTTCACGGCGTTGGAGCCGTCGCACCGCATCTATTCCTCCTCTCAGGTCAAGTGTTCATAGAACCTATAGGTTTCTCCGACAAGTATTCAACTCCAGTTGCTAGTCTTGTACCTGTCTTCTACAACATTTATCGCCTTTACCCGCTTTTGGATTGGGTTAAAGCAGAATTCTCGGATACTCAGCGTCCCGGTGGTTCGGTGAGAGTATACGCAGGAAGAGCCATTGCGTCGGTGAACACGGTGATGTGGTTTTACAAtctgtttggtttcttgttgcCTGTGCTTCTTCCTCGGTCTTTTGAGATTTACTTCTCCGATGATAACAAAGATAATTGA